The genomic stretch aattgaaaaataagtTCTCAGAGATTTTTATCAGATTTGCCTGCAGACTGatcttgaatttaaaaacaaaaaacaaaacaaacaaaaaaaaacctctgttCCAAGGTAAAGCCAAACTGTAGGTGCTTCAAGCTTATTCCTAGCCCCCTTCAGCTCAGCTTGCAGTTTTGTCTCCCTTAAgtttgtctcctgtattttccaaatacctttgtcttttgtttccaTTTGCATCTTTTACTTCTCATTTGCAAAACTGCTTTTCCTAAGCACCAGTCCCACATTGTGCCATCAGTTTCACTTTGCTTAGGGCTGTTTTAAGAAACAGCCCTAAGCAAAGCTGCTAGTAAGGAAGTTACTCCTGCCACCCCAGGTCAGGACCAGAGGTGGTTGTATGTCTCCTAAGACACCACTTTGGTCCCACTACTCTTCAGGAATAGATTGCTTCCCCTCCTCACAGTGGCTACTAGAGAACTCACAGCTAAATTCCTGGCCCATCTCCAACAAATTACAGAATCTTGCCTTCACCcgtgtgttattttatttttcctactctTATTTTCCCTTCATCAATTtgctcactttaaaaaaattttaaccatACTACATATATTTGAGTCATttgctttaaattctttctgAAACAATTGTAGATGAACAAACGCAAAACATCATTATACAGAtgttccttatttttttattttttgctttaagaAGGTGTGCCCTGCTGACAATATTGTTCTCTTGTTGCTAAATCGGAGTATCAGTCTTCCTATGTTTTTACCTCTCTACTTTCTACCCATCTCCTCTAGGACAAATCAAATCCTACATGTAATTCCCAAACCAGGGCTAACGTTGAGACAGTAATAATATAAGCTACTCCCATCTCCTCAGAGCGCATGTATATCGTAAAGTATAATTGCTTCTTAGGAAAACAAAGGATTAAAGTATTTGAGTGTGTGAAATACTCATGCACACATACAACTGTGGGGCTTTTACTAGCTCTTAGCATTAGGATAAGGTCTGATGGCCTGCTTTACTTTCTCTACCCAAAGTAGAATAGAGGATGTGATCAAACCCAAGTGCTTTCACTGCTGAGTCCTACCAGGTGATTCTGCCTTCTAAACCTTTCTGATTGAGACATCtgcaaaatttgaaataaaaatagagattGATGCTCTCCATTTGGATGTGTAGCTCTGAAAACTGCCAATGGGCTTGATTGGTCCATTTTTTCCTACACAGCTCTGCTCTTTGTTGTACTTTCTTCTTTCATCACTCTTAAAGGATCTGGTTGGAACACAATGTTCTTTACTTTTGGGAGCAACACCGGGCTTTCCTTTTGGTTCCTGACATGATTCTGTCGTCTTTGAGGTCAAAGATCATGCTGTGCTCTCATCTCTGAATCCTTGGTATTCATCAGTTGACCTGTACCAGAACAGgtgctttaaaaatgttagttactaactgttaataatagggaagacTATAGAGGGGGATATATATGGAAACTCAGTACTTTGTGCATAAGGAAAGTctactaaatatatacatatatataaaggctggcttaaaaacaaacaaacaaaaaagctagTTCGTGTCAAAAACCACACCACCATAGATTAAGTGGTTGGGGATGTCCTATACATTCTTCAGCAactcttctcccttttccctctgtgtctctgtctcatAAGTTTCTCCAAAAAGAGGGAAGCAAGACAGAGAGGTTGATTTAAGAGCCTCAGTGTTTTTGAGTTTTGGGATGTATAGGTGTGAGAGAAAATTACGTGTTAGTTCTGCCATACACTTACAAAGAGTCTTGTGCAAAGTTCAATaactctcttcctcttcttttttactctttcctAATTCTGTGTGCTGGCTGCTGAGCATTTCacactctcctgcctcccttACGGATTTCTGTTTGATTGTCTGTCCCATGGGAGGtcctcttctgtctcttctctactcattttgtttattcttttgaaGATCCTCAGGTTCCAATTTTTGAGACTTAACTAGGTTCTCAACAAAGGACTGTAGGTGCAGTAGAAAATGTTGAGGAAGAATAATGGCTTATCATACACTGACAGGTTCAAAGAAACAGTACTTTATTAGGCAGGGAAAATTTACTTATTAACAATCAAGACTTTGACACCAGTTATgattaaagatatttttcttctccatatGTTGTTTGTTCAAGTAGGAAGTAGGAGTGTTTGTAAAGTACTTTGAAACCACATGATGAAAGTGTGACAGTGGACTTGTGGGGTTAGGTAGGTTCAGGATCTGATCTCTTATTAGCGTCTGCTGCCCTTTTTGTccctcatgttttcttttttgggtttCCATTCCTCCTTTGGTTTCCCAGAACACTGAAATAAACTCATGAGTTTCTTTCTTACTGCTCATTCCAATTTTCTTACTTAAACTTTGCCATCTTCTAAGTGGTAAtggtaagaattaaaaaaaaccaacaaattttttttaaaagtttattgcaaaaggaaaagagctttaaatgtttaaaacacaagctacaacattttatttttacaaagcaAGATGCTTATATATAGCATGAATTTTTAACCATAGTGCCATCTCCCTTaatttttcagacatttttaaTAGACAAGATATAAAATGAAGCTCCTTGAGCCCCTTTCTtacaataagtaaaataaattggtCTACACTgattgtgaatattttcaggTGGTTTTGTGCAAGCTTCATGGGAGCTTTCTCCCCACCCCGTGGGTGCTCCTCTGACACTGCTGGGCCCCATCATTCCCGGGAGGGCTCTGCCCTGTTGGAGGCCGAGTGTGGGGCTTGGGTCCCTGGAGCCTTCTCCAAGCAGCGTCAACCTGGGCCAGCTCAGCTCCAGCAGAAGTTTTTGCGTTTTAAAAACAAAGTGTGTAGACTGAAGGACATTTCATTAAACTTAAAAATGGaaactgcctcctcctcctcttttacACCTTTTCCTAACACCCAAGGCCTCTCCCTCGAGAATCAAAGTAATGTAGTTCTTTTAAGCAAAATGATTTGTTTTCTGCCCTCACATATCTAGGCTTTCGTGAAAATGGATTAAGAGacctcacaattttttttttttttcagagaaaaatcaTGTGTCAAAGACAGGCTGCTGTTATATCAGGGACCACAGGCAGAGCCCACCCAGTGCAGCCCCCTGAGAAGTATCTCTCAGGACCCATTATGATTAAATGCCTCATCCCATTATCTTCAATGTCTTTGTTGTCTTACTGAGAGATGTATATCTCTCCTTGGAGATTATAAGCCATTTTCCATCCCTACCCTTTttatcctctcttcctccctttctctgccCTTGCCCAACCTCCGTTTGTCTCTATTTCTGCATCCCTGTTCCACAGCAGGTCTCCTTTTAGGGCTTGAAGTCTTCTGGGCGGATTTTCATCTCTACCCGTTTGAGGGAGTAGCTAGAACCATGCCAGCCATTCCAGAAGATGCCATCTGGGTGCTTTTTGTGCTCTCCAAGGCGGTAGTACACCCCATTGAGGTTGGAGTCTGTGCAGCAGTTGTACCAGTATCCACCTGACATAGGAAGCAGATCAGTGCCAGTAAGCTGAGTAtgtctcccaccccacccccgccttgGAAAATAGATGGTAACCCAGATATCAGGGATTTGAAGACAAGCTGTCAGAGCCcgtatcaaaaacaaacaaacaaacaaaaataccaaaaccagaactCCCATAGTACAGTTATAAATTCATTCTCTCCTCTTAAGTGGGATTACAGGTGATATCTAATACCCGacccccccccatacacacacacacacacacacacacatacacgcacttACCTTTACGGAGCTGTGCACACTTGTCCAAGCAGTTGTCATTGTCCTTGTCCTTGGTACTGAAGACCGTGTTGTTATGATAGAGCAGGgcgtcatgtcccacattgccactGTAGTTCCCCAGGAAGAGGCGGTAGCTGTTTACCTCATTGCCCAGAACAAAGTGGCTGTACTCAGCATAGCGCACGTTGCCTTCCCAGTCCTGTCAGGAAGTCAGAGCCTTAGAGAAACCGCCCAGGGCTTCACTTCATCTCACAGAGAAGACCCAGCCCTGAACCTCTTCTCCTTCGGCAGGCCCATAGCCAGGCATCTTTTTATATAGCTCTGGATCTAGTTTCCCTCTGTTCCATACCAACCTGAAAATCAGAAGGCATGAATCCTAGGCCAAACCTCTCTCTTGATTCATCATATGACCTTGattagtttctctttttgtgctccCTCACTTCCCTGACTGTAAGATGTAGATTTACAATTTCACTCTATCTTGCTCAGatttgtcaaaaaaaaagtaatgtgaGAATATAAAGTGAGCACTTCAGGGCCTTTGACAAGGGGCACAAATAAGTATTGGTAAGCTTTGCACATAAAGAACCTTATTCCCTAGGCCAAATTGGAGTCAGTAGTGTTTCAGCCCAGCTGACTGTTGGACTTGCTCTGCTTTGGCCTGGGCTGGCTGCCTCTTCATGTCCTCCTTTTGTGCAaaatagggaaaaagaaaactattcttCCTCAACTGTACTGTAACCTAAGTAAATATTCACATTTTAGTGAAAAAGCAGAGGAACAGTGCCCCAGAGTGGTGCACAGGTATGTGTGGTGGCCCTAGCCCAGTCCCAGGGACCCAGGCCCAGCATTCACCTCCATTTCCACGCGTAGCCGAGTTGGCCTTCTGGAGAGCCTGTGGATGTGTTCATTCCCCAGCCAGAAGTCCCCACGGATGCTGCCAAAACCCTGCTTGTACTGTTTCCAGTCCCGGTGGAAGGAGACAAGGCCACTCTTTCGTCTTTGAATGATGGTCCAGCCACCACCTGAGGTCTCCATGTCACAGAACACCTAGCACAGAGAATTGCGCTGGTCAGGGACTTGCAGAGGCAGGTGGCAGGAGTGTGTGGGCAGGAGTCACAATCTTTTCCCAGCCTCACAACCAGTGGGTGCATGCACTTCCATAGTCACGCTGGCAGCAACAGCTCTACCCAAGTGGTGGTGAGCTGGGACAGGGTAGTGGTTTACTGGGGAAGAATTATCAGAATTGGGGATGTGAGGAGTACGTATACTTCAAAGGGAGAAACCCCGGTGCTTCCGATATGCCCCCTTcatgttctctcttttcttctccccacAATAATAACTATACTAGGACATGGCAAATGATCTAAACTAGCTAGGTAGTGGTAATAAGAACAATCTAATTTATGTTTGAGGGTCTGGTTTTTAGTTGGTACTGACCTAATGGGGCAAAATACATGCCTGGGTTTTGGGCCAGGGTGGTGGGAGGGTTTGGCCCATAAATTGAGTGTTTAGTATCTCTGGTATTTGGcatgttttcttctctgttctgTGTTTCCCTTTCATTAGACTAGAAATAATCCCTTTTGTCTCCATCTCTTTGATGGGTTGGAGGACAAGGGGTAGGACATCAGCAGTGTGCTTATTGGACCTCACCTCCAGCTCAGGGCTGCCCAGGAAATCATCTGGAGGAAGCTTATACAGTCCAGAGATGCGGTAGTTCTTCTGATAGAGGGAAGAGCAGTCATAGATGGCATCTAGAAAAGGAGCAAACCACAGGGTGGGCATCCAGATTCAGGGCTCCAGGGCAGGCGGGACGTTCCTGCTGCATCTAAACTGGATGTGTCGAAACCGAGACTTCATTTCAAAACCACGGAATTGACATTGCTCTTAATTGCTGGGCAGTGTCAGGATTCGGAAGAGGTGTGGATAGAGAGAgcaaaaaaggtgttttttgaCCTCACTAGTGATAGGGCAGGAGGATGGGGAGGCCTTCACCTGGATGGCATCAACAGAGCACTCAAACAGGCAGTTTCAGGCTAACTGTGAAATGGATTATCCTGCTATATGCTGGGCCATGAATTCTAGAAATGTTACATTGTGTGAAGACCATGGATTCTGACATTTATTTTAACTGATGCTCCTGTTTAATAGATTCAGACTTGTTAGACAGCTCGCCTGTTACCAGACGAGTCATGAGTATGTCATAGGGTCTGGTTTTGGTGGTAGAGGTTGGTTGGttagttggttggttggtttttgttgttgttgtttagaaGGTAATGGTCATTGCCAACCAGGACCTGAATTAAGGGAGATGGATTTTACAATCTTATCTTTCCCCCCTTCATCTAACAATGCTAGACTGAAAGAAAACACCCCGAAAAACCCTTTGAGATCTTCCCCTGGCAGTGttattaaaacaagaaaatgagCGCATTGGTCGGGCTGATTTTCACCCCTGGGGTTGATATAAATGCTTCCTTGGCTGCTCGTTGGCCATATGCTTTATGCAGTACTTTGTATCCCTATTCTGAATATCGAAGAACTCTGTGAAAGAGCCAGCCTTCCTTGATAGAATCCGGAGCATGGGAAATCATACTCTCCAGGAGACGCTTCCCGCCTCTGTGTCTTGGGATCTTTTTCTTGGTGGCCACTCCTGTGGGCTCTGGGAGAAGAGCACAACGATGGCAACTGGATCCCTCCTGCCCCAGGAGTTGTCGGAGGCTGCCTGACTCCCTTGCAGAGCATGCTGGGCCAGGGGAATGGTGTGCATGTGCCTTTGCCCTCAGAGTTTTCATTTCCTGTTACTGATGAAAGCATCTCAACTTACTGCTTTTTCCAAGGGCACCTCCTTACAGAGTATAAAGGTGGCCAGCAGCTGGTAATGCAGAAGAATAAGGAATGACACCCTCCCTCCCCCCGAGCAAAAGAGTAAGAGGCAGGCTGGGGAGCTGCCTTTGGTCCCCCCAAGAAACTCCCCCTGGGTGGTGGGAAAATCACCTGTTGGGAGGAGCAGGAAGTAGCCTGGCAGATTACTCTCTCTCGCCTGATCTGCTGCATATCTAGTTTCATCTCCCAGGCCCAATCAGGACTCATTTGTCTGGAAAATGGCCTAAGAATACATttctaatcctaaaccaagagtCAGGAAGTAAATGCTTGGAAAATGATTTATACACATCGGTTTCTATAACTGAGTTTTCAAGCTTATTTCATGTTAAAACAACTTCTTCATCTCAACTGAGGATAAATAGTAACCTGCTTATTAGAGCCATCACCTTTTCCGAGAAGCTAAGCATTTCTTGTTCGCAGGTTGGTTTATAATGTGACTAACAATTTTGGGTCAGTAAGAAATTGCCTATCTATAGAATATGTTTCTTATACCTAATTATTTCCTGATAATTTCCAAACACTAAATTAATCTCTAAACAATAAATTCACCTCTGAGCCTATCTGAGCCAGgcaaaccagaaactgaaagttattttgccagtgaaaatattttaaaatgtatcttaTTTTTGACCTTTGAAAATCCATATTTCAGCATAGcatttttgtatttcctgtattatttgaGAATTTTATCTGAGGTCCTGGGGAAAAATAGAAACCCTAAAATTGAGGAGCCTTGAAGAGCCTGTCATTTCCTGAACACAAAGGGGTTCTTCAGATGGCTGTGGGCAGTGTCTAACACTTAGTTTTGTGCCAGTAAGAAGAGTCAGTTTCAGAGTCGACACAAAACTCCAGTAATGCCCATCCCCACTAAATGCACCAGAGAAGCATTTTGGCAAAACTTTGCTACCAGAGCATCAGATGTTAAGGTTTGGGTGTTTGTTGCTGCTTCTCTTGATCAAAGCTATATCCTGTCAGCTCTTGGTCAGGACACAGCAAGGCTAGACCAATCCAGAAAAACTTGAACTCTGTTCTGAGACTTGCTCTGTGTCCTGGAGCAAACCACGTAATCTCCCTGTGCTCCAAGACAGTAATTCACACCTACCTTATTTGCTGAAGCACTGATTGAATAAAAGACACCCAGGCAGGTATGGAGTACATTTATAGTACTTTAGAAATCAAAGAAAGTTTTCCTGAAGCCTTTACTAAATGGAAGATACAGCCAGTGGCACATATGCAACAAAGTAGACCCGAAAGAACCCCCAGTAGTTGTTCAGAAGCAGTGCTACAGATGGGGGAGACACTCGGCTATTTGAGGGGGAAGGTGGACACATTCTCCTTACCTGCCGAGGTCTGAGTGACAGTCTGTGCTGCCTGCAGCTGCATAATGTCAATCTGGTTGTTCATTTCAGAATACTTGGTCTCGGCATCTGTGAGCCGCAACTCCATGCGCTTGTTGCTGCTCTCCAGTTCCATCACCTGCATGACAACGCTGACCCAGTCTCTCTCCTGCTTCTGGCTCAGTTCACTCAGCAGACTGCTTAGGTTGGCAATTTGGGCCTTGAGCTCCTTCACCTCCTCACAGCAGGCTGCCCCTTTGAGCTGTGCAGGTGTCTTGTGCCTAGGGGGCTTCTGTGGCCACACTGGGTGGCTGGCAAAGGCCACAATAAGAATGCAGAGCCAGGTCATGGCTGAGAGAGTCTTTTTCAGCATCTTCCTTGGGCTTGCTGAGGAAGGAACTTCCTTTAAGGGAATCTGGATGTACCAGTTGACGTTTGCGAAGCAGCAGCAAAGTATTACCTTTTACCTTCGCTCCTGATGGTCTCACcacttccttgttttcttcctttctctgctctttcttAGTCCTCCTCAGAGCATTCAGAGTTTCTGAAAGTGGAGCTTAATTGGGTATCTCAAAGCCCTCCTTCCCAAGCCTGAATGCTCTGCAAACTGAGCATCTTAAATATTGTTTCCTCCTTAACCTCTGTCCCCACCAGGGCTGTGCACTTGTGCTTCAGGCCCTCCCAGCTCCTCGGGGAGGGTCAGGTGCCTGCTGGGTGAAGTCAGCGTCATCTTAGGCCAGAGCAGGGGAGGCGGGGAGGGATACAGGGGCGAGTCTCTCTTTTCTTGCCTGCACAGTGTCTGGGCTGAGAGAAGAGGACTGTGACTTTGTGTATTTCCATTATGTATTGTCTGTTAGATTATGACCCTGCCAGCCACAGGCTCCATTCTGTCAGCAAACAGGGCAGTGTCAGAAGAATATCCAAACTCCATTCTAAAAGGTATATGACCATGGGGTGAGGGGTAGGATAGGGAAAGATTGTTGGAAATAGGACTGTACTAACCCAGGGAGATCTATTGATATAATCCCTGCTGTTTATGTGAGGATCTGGTATATTTAGACAACCTCTGTGGTTGCTTCAAGTAGGCTGCTTATTCCTTTCTCTAATTGTCATTCAGTGTTTTACAAAATACTCATTTTACCTAGATCTAATGTtatcttttatttgaaaattttcaacttAAAAAATTCCTAGCAATAAAAGGATAGAGTAAATCtcttaagaaggaagaaaatacttTAAAGTTTATATCTGTAGAAtttgttcagttttctttttttctttttacatactTTCTCCTTCAACAAAACATTGGCCAGTGTGAGCTTCTGACACCTGGTATTTTCAAGGGGGTGTCAGAAGATTATGGGAGAGTTGAAAACTCGGAAGTGCCGGGCATGGTCCTGGGATTGATCACCCACACTTCCCTCAGTCTGTAGGCAGAACAGAGAACAGGCTCATCTTTGAGACAGGGGAGcctaatatccttttttttttttttttttctgattataaaataataaattcccatggttgaaaacttaaaaaatatattaaagtataGAGAAAAGAATCCCATTacataataaatacatataaaaactcTAATTTCCTCCATCCATGCAATATGATTTGTAGTTTGAGATTATATttcctccctctctgcctctgtctctctctgactttctctccctctctctttatttatgattttgtatCAGAAAAtagatgtatttttatttttcacgtACCATATATGAAGAATACTCTTGCtttgaaaacaaatgtaaaaacctGGAATTTCAGCAAATACCCTTGGAATAAGCTTTTCTCTAAGAATGTAAACATTCTGTCCTTAAAACAGTACTTTGTCCTTGGAACGTGCTATTGCTGTATCCCATGTTATTGAGACACTGGAGCAGAGTTTACTTATAATGTGGAATTTCAGTGTGGGATTTTCACACACGAGCCTGATGCTTAACAACTCTCCTCCATGCCATAATCCACCCCAAAGCCCTTTTCCAGTCAGGGCTTCTAGCTTCTCAGAAAGTAATTTCTGTTTTGGCCGCTAGAGTTACAAACAggtttttttccctctaaatCAAAGAGCAATAGGAGATTGAGATGGGCCAGGGTTAGTTTTCTCACATCCCTAGTCTCCTTTACCTACTAAGGGGTGAGGAGTTTGCAGACACCCAGCAGCATCCTGTCATTCCACTCAAAAGTTTCTGTTTAGAATTGGCACTGTCTGCCAGTCCCTGCTCTCTTTTGGCAAATATCTCACCCAGCTGGGCACTACAGTTTTAGTTCCATTTCATTATTGAGAACCTAGCCCCAAGTTGTCAGCATCTGACAGGATCTGCTTAACTCCATGAGGATCTCCAAAGTTATCTGGCCATCATCATCTAAGACTGAGCCTAAACCATGACCACAGAAGGGCTGTGCACCACCCATACCTGCCACGTGACCCTGCTGCCTTGGTGCTCCATGGAGCGACTCAGTAGAGAAAACGTAAAGGAACATTGCAGCTCTGTGGATTCCCAGCCAGCTTTTTGTTTGCTCTTCccatacccccaccccctcacttcTCATCCAGATGTTGTGAATAGGTTTTCATATCTGGGTAGAAAAGAACTAATCATTCTTATTTGCAACCCATGAAACAATCCTTTCTAGGGTAGGTAAGAGAGGTTTTATAAATTTGGAGAGGAAGCGTCTAGCTTTTAGTTTGAGTAGCTAGTTTCTGACATTTATTTTCTGGAAACTTACTTCTAATGTGAGGCATAATTTGGTGGTGAAGCTTTTCTTAAGTTGTTTGTAATTTGCTTAAACTGTCTAATCTGCCTAAATGTCAGTACTCTccccaaaacaaaaacagctaATTAAGGGTATTTCCCATGCCAGATTATCTATTCCCTAAAGCAGCCACAGCCCTGTGATATCCTAAATTCTGcatttccaaaagaaggaaaagtaagtCCTTTTTTGAGCATTGCTAAGCCCACAGAGAAAACAGTGAAGAATGTGGAGGACTAGAGTGCTTTCCCCCTTCTCTGACAGGCTTTTAATCCCTTCTTCTGCCTTTCATTGAACAGAGTAACcattaaaaatgtgaattaaCTGAGGAAGTACAGAAAACCTGTTTTGGATACCTTACAGTTTCTCCTGTTCTCCCTTTTGCTGGTGAAAGAGGGTCAGCTTGGTGCTTCTGGGAAAGATgtttatgaaaataaagtttatattaataaaaaaaaaagtgagctttAACTTAGTCTGGGAGTTCTTAGATGTTAAGGTGTTTGAGCTGACTGCCTTCAGGCTGGCAGCAAGGACTGGAGCCTGCAGAACAGCCTCAGGACTGCACATCTAGAAAGGCCTAGAGGTGGTCTCTCCCTCTCCATGCAAATAGGAGAGgggtttcatttttcttaaaagtcCCCACTTGAGAGACTGCTCCTGGTTTGCTATTGTCTTCCTGCCCTGGCCTCCCCTTAAACCTTCACTTTCAGAAGTGGTTAGGGAGAGAAGCAGCTCCCTCAGCACCAGACTCTCAagagtttgttgaatgaataaatctcaGAAGAGCTTGCTTTGTTGTTCATTTTATTGTGTACTTTCTCAAGTCTTTTAATGAGTCACAGCTTGCCTTACTGTGTAGCCTTTCAGTAGCTGACCCTTCTGTCACTTGATCTCATTTCAGTCTCATCTGCAAGCTCAAGTCTGTCACAGAAGTTTCCCCTCTCTTCCCTAAGCCTTCTGATTTGCTGCTTCTACCAAAGAGTATCCCCTGGACCTCTCAGAAATCATTTCTCTTAGACTTCCTCTCAGAGACTCTGAATTAATTATAGCACATAGCCAAAAAAGTCTATCTGATT from Choloepus didactylus isolate mChoDid1 chromosome 2, mChoDid1.pri, whole genome shotgun sequence encodes the following:
- the LOC119527967 gene encoding angiopoietin-related protein 7, translating into MLKKTLSAMTWLCILIVAFASHPVWPQKPPRHKTPAQLKGAACCEEVKELKAQIANLSSLLSELSQKQERDWVSVVMQVMELESSNKRMELRLTDAETKYSEMNNQIDIMQLQAAQTVTQTSADAIYDCSSLYQKNYRISGLYKLPPDDFLGSPELEVFCDMETSGGGWTIIQRRKSGLVSFHRDWKQYKQGFGSIRGDFWLGNEHIHRLSRRPTRLRVEMEDWEGNVRYAEYSHFVLGNEVNSYRLFLGNYSGNVGHDALLYHNNTVFSTKDKDNDNCLDKCAQLRKGGYWYNCCTDSNLNGVYYRLGEHKKHPDGIFWNGWHGSSYSLKRVEMKIRPEDFKP